The genomic interval ATTGCAAAGGAAATCATGACAAGCAACAGCTTTTTAGGAAATCGTATAGTAGGGTTTATTGATGATGATCCACATAAACGCAATATGCAGGTAGTCGGTTTATCAGTTCTGGGAACTAGGGTGAACATTGAAGAGATCGTACATAAACATCACATCCATGACATTATTATCGCGATGCCTTCTGCAAAGCGAGTGCATATAACGGAAATTATTAATATTTGCAAGCTGACCGGAGCAAAGGTCAAGATTATCCCTTCTATTAATGATTTTATCAAAGGGCGTCTCGCGGTAAAGGCTTTACGCAATGTTGAAGTAGAAGATTTGCTAGGTAGAGAACCTGTTATGACAGATTTAGAGGGTATAGCCAATTATGTATCGGATAAAGTTGTTCTAGTAACAGGTGCTGGAGGATCGATTGGTTCAGAGCTATGCAGGCAGATTTCTTCATTTAGACCTAAGACCTTGCTTCTGCTTGGACACGGTGAGAATAGTATCTATACGATTGAGATGGAGCTTAAGACGAAGTTCCCAAATGTGCATTTGGAAACGGTAATAGCGGACATTCAAGATCGAAGCCGTTTAGATGATGTATTTCGCAGGTTTAGGCCGCAGGTTGTATTCCATGCAGCAGCCCATAAGCATGTGCCGCTTATGGAACGAAATCCATCGGAGGCAGTTAAGAACAATGTATTCGGTACGAGGAACGTGGCTGATTGTGCGGATAAATATAAAGCAGAACGGTTCGTAATGATCTCCTCCGACAAAGCCGTTAATCCTTCCAGCATTATGGGAGCGACCAAGAGAATTGCAGAGATGTACATACAAAGTATTAATACAATAAGCGAGACCCAGTTCGTGGCAGTACGTTTCGGTAATGTACTAGGAAGCCGTGGAAGCGTTATTCCAAGGTTCAAGCAGCAAATTGCTGCAGGCGGTCCGGTTACTGTTACACATCCCGACATGGTCAGATATTTCATGACGATTCCTGAAGCAGTGCAGCTCGTTATTCAAGCGGGATCATTTGCCAAAGGTGGAGAGATATTTGTTCTAGATATGGGAGAACCGGTTCGTATTCTTGATCTAGCGCAGGATCTGATTCGGTTATCAGGTTATGAACCAAATATAGATATCGAAATAAACTTTAGCGGTATGCGCGAAGGCGAGAAGCTGTTCGAGGAGCTGCTAACGGATGAAGAAGCAGTGTCATCCACACAACATGAGCGAATTTACATAGGCAAGCCAACACAAATCAATAGAGTAGAACTCGAGCTTCAATTCAAACGAATCGAGAAAGCTATTGGAGATAATCAAACGACAATTAAAGATGTTATCGAGCATCTTGTTCCTTTTTATTCACATGTATCTTAGCAGACAAACTAACATAACGGAGGAGATTGAACATGCGTAAGAAAAAGTGGAAGAAGATTTTAATTTGGGTCGCATCAATCATTGTCATACTAGGAGTAGGGGGCTTATTTGCAGCTAATTATGCTGTGGATAAGCTTATTTCTACGTTGGCTGCTGACCTTGAGGGTGATTTGTTGAATGAAGTGACAACTCCCGAGACGAAGACAGATGAGAATGGTACGGATACGACGGGGAAAGATGATCCATCTTCAACAGTTGATAATGATGAAACGACAGATAGTTCAAATGGAACCAAAGATAAGCCAACGACAGATAATACAAAGAATAGCGGATCTAATGATTCAAACGTATCTAAAGAAGAAGATAAGCCTAAAAACGGTTATAGCGGTGAGGTTTCTATAGACAAAGCTAAAGATCTTCAGGAAAAAATAACGGTATCTGAGAAGGCACAAGTTTCAACTGTATTGCTCAAAGAGCTTAGTATGTCTGATATAAAAGAACTGCAGGCACTAGCAAGTGGCGGAATGAATTTGGAAGAGAAAAAGAAGGCACGCAGTATTATTCTCGGTAAGTTATCGCCAGAGCAATACGATGAGCTTATTCAGATTGCTAAGAAGTATGGGATGAGTCAGGGTAAGTCATATATTGAAGTTAATAAAGATAAATAAATTTAGATCTTTTTAGACCTGCATGATATTTATTCTTCTAATGAGATAACTAGATGCAAAATAATAAGTTTAAAAATGAAAACTCTAGCTTAGGATGTGAAAGTATGCTTTACATAAGCTTTGGTAAAAGATCTCTTGATTTAACACTATCGTTAATTGGTTTATTACTTCTTTCGCCTTTGATGATCATTATTATTATTTTTATTAAGTTAGATTCTAAAGGGCCTATTGTTTTTAAACAACGTAGAATAGGTGTGAATAAGAAGGAATTTGAAATTTTAAAATTCCGTACGATGAAAATTGAAACGCCTACAAATACCCCAACTCATTTACTGAAAAATACTGATTACTATATCACAAATGTTGGTCGCATATTACGCAAATCAAGTCTTGATGAACTACCACAGATTGTGAATATCTTAAAAGGAGATATGAGTATTGTTGGACCGCGACCTGCACTCTGGAATCAAAGTGATTTAATAGAAGAAAGAGATAAAGTTGGAGCTAATGATATACTTCCAGGTTTGACAGGGTGGGCACAAATAAATGGAAGAGATGAATTACCGATCAATATAAAATCGAAATTAGATGGTAATTACTCAAAAAACATTAGATTTTCATTCGATATCAAGATTATTTTTCTGACTCTCTTTAAAGTGTTAAAATCTGATGGTGTTCGTGAAGGAGTTTCAAATGCTAAATAGTATTTGAAAGAAGATTTTACAGTTGTTCATAATTATAGTATAGGGCGAGGAAACCATGAACAAGAAAGTCAGTGTAATAATACCTACATATAGACGTCAAGCCTCACTTAGCAAAGCAATAACTTCGTTGCTCAACCAATCTTATGGCAATTTAGAAATAATAGTAATTGATGATAACGGCTTTAACGATTATAATCTATCGGTTTATGATTTAATAACTAACTTGCAAAAAAACAATGATAATATTGTTTATATTAAGAATGAGATTAATAAAGGTTCTGCAGAAAGTAGAAATATCGGTATCAGGGCTGCTACAGGTGACTTTATCACGTTCTTGGATGATGATGATATTTATAAACCTGATAAAGTGAAATTACAATTGGAGTATATGTTATTACATAATTTAGATGTTTGCTTTACAGATCTAATATTAAAAAATGAGAATGATCAAATTGTTGATATTAGGACCAGAGAAAATATTAGCTCTTTTGATAAGGTATCTTTGATTAAGTATCACTTAATGTTCCATATTACTGGAACAGATACATTAATGTATAGACAAGAAATTTTGAAGGGAATAGGTGGTTTCGACCCTATAGATGTAGGGGATGAATTTTATCTAATGATGAAAACCATACAGAGTGGCGCGAAAATAGGCTATTTACCAGGCAGCGAAGTAATTGCATATGTTCACAATAATCAAGGTGGTTTGTCGACCGGAGAAACTAAGATAATCGGAGAGAACGCATTATTCAGTTTTAAAAAAAAATATTTTGATACATTATCAGCGAAAGAAATTAGATATATTAAATATAGGCATTATGCAGTATTGGCGTTTGCTAACTATAAAAGAAAAAAATATTTATTAATATTTGTGTATAGTGCTATCTCTTTTATAATCTCTCCTCTGTCTTTGATGAGGAACGTAAAAGATGTTTGCAAATTATTTTTACGTAGAAATGAAAAAAGGTGATAAGTTTGACTATAGAAGTATTGGTATCAACAATGAATCAAAAGAATTTAGATTTTGTGACTAGTATGAATATAAAAACAAATGCAACAATAATAAATCAATGTGACAATTATAATTATATTGAGTCAGAACAAAAAGAAAGTATATTGAAAATGTTCTCATTTAATGAGAGAGGTGTAGGTAGAAGTAGAAATAACGCTCTAATGAGAGCGAATGCTGATATCTGTTTACTTTCTGATGATGACGTTATATATAATGACGATTATATTAATTTAATTGAAAATGCATTTGTGGAATATCCTCAAGCAGATGTTATCGTGTTTAATGTTCCTAGTACGAATCTTAATAGACCGACAGCTAATATTTTGAAGAATAAAAGAATTAATTATTTTAGTTTTATGAGGTATGGTGCTGTAAACATAGCTTTTAGAAGAGAAAAGATACAAAAGGCAAATATATATTTCTCACTATTATTTGGTGGTGGGGCTCGCTATAGCGCTGGAGAAGATAGTATGTTTTTATATGATTGTCTTAAAAAAGGTCTTTGTATTTATTCAAACACATCAATTATAGCTTATGTAAATCAAGATGATTCAACATGGTTTAACGGATATAATGAGAAGTACTTTTTTGATAAAGGAGTATTCTTTTCAGCACTATCGAGAAAAGCATCTTCTCTATTAGTAATTCAATTTGCGATTAGAAAATATAAAGCATATAGAAAAGATATATCATTTTTTAATGCTTGTAAATTTATGCTCCAAGGAATAAAGCACTTTAATGAAAAATAATAAGGAGAATAAGTCATGAAATTATTAAGAAAAGCTTCGAAAATTCATATAACTGACCTACTTTCCTTGTTTATATTATTGTTAGCATATCCAATTGGTAAAATAATAAAATTAGTTTATAATGATGTTTGGTTAATATCAGAGAGACCTAATGATGCGAGAGACAATGGATATCATTTATTTAAATACTTACGTGAAAATCACTCGAATAGAAAAGTTTATTATGCCATTAATACAATGTCTAGTGACTATGAAAAAGTTAAATCATATAAGAATATAATTGAGTTTAGTAGCTTTAAACATTACATATATTATTTTGCAGCAAGCAAAAATATTAGCACTCAAATAGGATCAGGCGAGCCGAATGATAAACTATGTTTAAACTTAGAAATATTGGGAATTGTGAGGAATAAAAAAATTTTTTTGCAGCATGGTATTATTAAAGATGTAATTAACTTTGCACTGTACAAAAATTGTAAAGTGCAACTTTTCATCTGTGGTGCAAAGCCAGAATTCGATTTTGTTTCGGAAAATTTCGGATATCCAGAAGGATCAGTGAAATATTTAGGGCTCTGCAGATTCGATAGCTTACAAAGTTTCAAAAATAATAAAAGGCAAATATTATTAATGCCAACATGGAGGCAATGGCTGAATAATATTGATGAAAAGTTTATAGAATCAAATTTTTTTGAAAAATATAGTGAACTTATTAATAACAGAGCTCTTATTAAATTTCTTGCTGAGCATGAAATTACATTATTTTTTTATTTACACGATAACTTACAAAAATATTCTTCTTTATTTCAATCAACTAGCGAATATATAAAAATAGCTCATAAAGCAAACTATGATATTCAGACTCTAATAAAAGAATCTGCATTATTAGTTACAGATTATTCAAGTGTGTTCTTTGATTTTGCCTATATGAGGAAACCAACAATATATTATCAATTTGATATTGCAGAATATAGAAAAGGTCATTACAAAGAAGGATATTTTGTATATGAGAAAGATTCATTCGGACCTATTTGTTATGATTGTGATCAATTTGTTATAGAATTGACCAAGTTATATGAAAATAAATTTAATTTAAGTGAAATATACTTACAAAAAATTGATTTATATTTCCCTTTGTATGATAGCGAAAATTGCAAGAGAACATTTGAGGCGATAGATAAGTTATAGATTTTAATGAATGGAGATTATTAATGAGTTTTAAAACAAAAGTATTTACGCTGTTGATTTGCTTGATGCCGATATTACATGCGTATGCCACTCCTATTCCAAATGTTACTTTAGGGGAGATTGGTCTATTATTTTTATTACCGATTGGTATTATTGACTATTTTCGTTTAAATGATAAGTTAAGAATAACACCCTATTTTTTATTTATATTTGTAATGACTATAACATCGTTAGTTACAATGATACTACAATCTTCATATGATTATATGGCAGTTGCAAAATTATTTGGAAGATTATATTTTTATTTTTGTATAATATGTATACTAGGGAAGGTTTATTTTAATTTTCCATATGCAATTAAAATATATAAGATTTTGTGCATATTTGTATCATTATATTTAGTAACTCAAACAATTTGTTATTATGCATTTCAATTAATACTTCCGGCAACTGTAGAGGGAATCCCTCTTTATAATAATGAAACATATTATGCAATTGATTTTCAGGCAGTATATGCAAGGCTCTTCAGGCCCCAATCTATATTTTTAGAACCAGGTGTATTTGCTCAATATCTCTTACCATGTTTATTATTATGTCTATTTAAAGTTAACAAATTCGAAAATAATGTTAATATTAAACTGGCCTTATTTATAAGTGGGTCATTAATACTGTCATTGTCAGCGCAAGCAATAATTTTGACTGCAATTATATGGGTTATATGGTTTGGGATATCGCTTAAAAAAATGAATGCAACTAAGAAAATAATACTTTTCTATATGGGTACTTTAGGAGTGTGTTTGTTTTTTGTCGCAGTAACATTGATTGAACCTTTAAGAGAGGCTATTATTGGAAGATTTATTGAGGGCACTTCATACGATTCTACTAATGTTAGGATTGTTAGGGGATTTCAAGTGTATGAACAACTAGGGTTGATTTTTCAATTTGTTGGTGTTGGTTTTGGGAATATAACAACCTTTGTTATAACTCATGGTATTACTACTGAAAATGATCTTTATGGTTCAAACATAAACGGCGTGATCCAACACAATTATGAATATATGAATGCTATAGCTTATGTTCTTGTTACTGGTGGTTTTATCAGTTTTTTATTTTTCTTTAATTTATTTTATAGTTTGTTTAAGGTTTCAAGAGGTTTTTCGAGAATGTGCGTAGTTATTTTGTTGTTACTTTCTTTAGTGGGTGGGACTCTGATATCGACTACTTGGATAGTGTTTATGTTATTTATTTATAAGGGTATTGAAAATTATGAAGTTAAAGACCTGCATAAAGTGAGAAAGTGAATTAATACTTGCTTGAATATTTGAGGTGGCAATATGCGAACATCATATTCTATTAAAAACTTATCTATAACTTTGATTGGTCAGATTGTGGCTATGGGGATTGCTTTTCCTGCCAGATTCGTATTTGTAAAATTTCTTGGAACTGAATACCTTGGAATTAATGGTCTTTTCACTAATATTGTTTCAGTGTTATCTTTTGTGGAATTAGGTATTGGAAGTGCAATTATTTTCAGTTTATATAAACCTATTGCAGAAAATAATAGTTACCAAATAAAAGCATTAATGAATTTTTACAAAATGGCATACCAAGTAATTGGTATTGTTGTTTTAGTACTCGGATTGTTATTATTGCCATTTCTAGATTTAATAGTCCAGGATTCAGCATTACAGTATAACCTATACATTATCTACTTACTATTTCTTCTTAATTCGGTTATCTCTTATTTTTATGCATATAAGCGTTCTATTATTATCGCAAATCAAAAAAACTACATCGTTAATAGCATACGTTATATATCCTTAATTTCTCTTAATGTTATTCAAATGGTAATACTTATAACAACTAAAAATTTCATTCTATTTTTAATTGTACAAATTTGTCTTACGATTATTGAGAATCTAATTGTATCTAGAGTAGCTAATAAGTTGTATCCTTTTCTTAAACATTCTTGTAACACGAAATTAGATGTTAATGATAAAAAAGGAATTTATAAAAATGTTCGTGCATTAATGTATCATAAATTTGGAAGCACTGTAAAGCTAAGTACTGATAGCATTGTTATATCTACATTTATCGGTATTAATTGGGTTGGTTTGTATTCAAATTATTATTTAATTACTAATGCAATAAATTCAATATTAAATCAAGTGTTTAATTCAATCACTGCAAGCGTCGGCAATCTAATAGTTAGTGAAAATGAAAATAATAAGTATAGAGTTTTTGAAAATATTTACTTTGCAAATTTCTGGATAGGTGGTATTTCAGCAATTTGTATATTTCAGCTTTTGAATCCCTTCGTTACACTATGGTTAGGAAAAAATTATCTATTGTCCGAGAATATAGTATTGTTAATTTCAATCACTTTTTTTGTTACTGTAATGAGGAATTCTGTACTAACTTTTAAAAATGCAGGTGGTCTATTTACACAAGATAAATTCAAACCAATTATTGAAGCAATCTTGAATCTGGTGTTGTCAATATATTTAGCAGGGAAGTTTGGGATCTCCGGTGTATTGATGGGTTCTCTTTTAAGCACCGTATTTACAAGTTTTTGGATTGAACCATATATTGTATATAAATATATATTCAAAAAGACTGTAACAGCATATTTCATCAAATATATTAAATATGTTGGAATATTAATTATTTCAACTATGGTTTCAGTCAGGTTTTCAAATTTAAATATACAATCGGAGCTCTATCTATTTTTGTATAAATTATTTATATCTTTAATTATTCCGAATTTAATCTTTTATTTTTTATTTAAAAGAACAATAGAATATATATATTTTTCAAAATTAATATCGTCCTTTATTAATAAATTTAAAAAGGTGATTAAGAAATGAAAAAATTAGTTTTTTTAGTTAAAAATATTTACAACCAAGCTGGAGATACAAGAGCAGTACTGCTAGTAGCTAATCAGTTAATGAAAACAGGGTTATACAAGATTGATATATTATCATTATTCAAAACAAATGAAATTCCTTTATTTTCTATTGATAATAAAATTACAGTACACAACTTATTCGATAGTCCATTCAACTTGAAAAAAAACTATTTTAAAGTTCTGCGCGCATTTGATGGGTTTATTAAGAAAAATGAAATTGATATAGTTTTTATTGAAGCGATTGGATTTAATTGTTTTACATTTCCCATTCTTAAAAAATATAAAGAAATAAAAACAATAGCTGTAGAACATGCAAGTTACTTTGACGGTGGGAAAATATTAGGTATGGCATGGTTCGGCAGAATTATAGCATGCAAATTTACTGACTGTGTCGTGGTTTTAACTAAAAAAGACAAGCTAGATTATTGTAATAATATGGGCAAGATTAAAAGGATTGAACAGATATACAATCCTTTAGATCCAGAATTAAAAAAAATGGAATACAGTGAAACTTCAAAAAAAATAATATCTTGTGGTCGCCTTGTGGAAGTGAAAGGTTATGATCTTTTACTTGAAGTAGCAAGTAAGGTCTTTAAAAAACATCCAACATGGCAATGGCACATTTATGGTGATGGTCCAGAAAGAAAAAGGCTTGAAAATAGAATAGCAGAACTAAATTTAGAAGAAAATGTAACTTTAAAAGGGGAAGTAAATAATATTTATGATCTTTATAATGATTATTCGATTTATGGCTTAACTTCGCGGTCAGAGTCTTTTGGTTTGGTGCTTTTAGAAGCACTAAAGGTAGGTATACCAGTTGTTAGTTTTAATTGTAATAATGGGCCAAGTGAAATTATTAAAGATAAAGAGAATGGATACTTAATACCTTTTAATGACCTAGATGCTATGTCTCAAAAAATTTGTTACTTAATAGAAAACGCTTCCTTAAGAAAAGAATTTTCGAATAATACTGAAAAGTATCTTAATGAATTTAATATAAGAAATGTTACTGATCAATGGGAGAATATAATAAATACAATATGAAAATCAATGTTTTTAATATCAAGAAGCTCATATTAAAGGAATCAAAATATAATTTTTCGAAACATTATGTATTTTATGAAAGGGGATCAAAAAATGAAGGTAAGGAAGGCTGTTATTCCTGCTGCAGGTCTAGGTACCAGATTCTTACCTGCTACTAAGGCCCAACCAAAAGAGATGCTCCCTATTGTAGATAAACCTACGCTGCAGTACATAATTGAAGAGGCAGTAGAGTCGGGCATAGAAGAAGTTTTAATTATTACAGGTAGAAATAAAAAGTCGATTGAAGACCATTTTGATAAATCAATTGAATTAGAGTTAGAGTTGGAAGCAAAAGGTAAAAAAATGTTGTTGGAAGAAATAAGGGAAATCTCGGATATGATAAACATTCATTATATTCGTCAAAAAGAACCAAAAGGGCTAGGACATGCAATATATTGTGCAAAGAGTTTTATTGGTAATGAACCCTTTGCAGTACTGCTAGGGGACGATATTGTATACTCTAAACAGCCTTGTTTAAGGCAATTAATTGACATTTATGATGTTTATAGAACTTCGGTATTAGGTGTGCAAGAAGTAGCTATTTCTGATGTTAGTAAATACGGTATCGTAAAAGGACTGCACATAGAAAATGGTGTATACAAGGTACAGGGTTTAATAGAGAAACCGAGAATTGAAGACTCACCTTCGAATGTTGCAATATTAGGTAGATATATAATCAATCCTTCTATATTTGAAATCCTTGAGGATACTGAGCCCGGAATAGGTGGGGAGGTACAACTTACAGATGCATTAAGGGTACTTTCGCAAAAAGAAGCTATGTATGCTTATAAGTTTGAAGGAAAAAGATACGATGTTGGTGATAAGCAAGGTTTTTTGGAAGCGACTGTTGAGTATGCGCTTAGGAGAGAGGATTTAAGAGAAGCTTTCTTAAATTATATATTAGAGATAGCCTCTAATGAGCGGGAAGCTCAATTGGAAAATAGTTTACTTGAATGACCCATAGTGTGGATTAATGATTAACGTTCGATATAATGATAATACAAAAGAATCAATAAAGCTCCTTTTAACTTTAGTTATTTAATCAATTAACTAATAACACAATATTAATAAATATGAAAGGAAGAGAGAGTGGATTAACATATAGAGGTGATGGAAATAAAAAAACGATACTTAGAATTAGATTTTATTAAAGGGATCTCTATTATTGCTGTTATATTAATTCATACTACAGCCATACTCATTAGTCAAGAAACTGATGAATTTTCCCAAATAACTGGAATAATTATTAATCAAATCAGTAGGTTTTGTGTACCAGCATTTCTTTTTGTTGCGGGAATACTAGCATATAATAGTCTGTTGAAAATTTCCTTTATTTCATTTATGAAAAAAAGAATAGTTGAAATTATTATTCCTTTTATATTCTGGAGTACAATTGGTTTGTTAGTATGGGGAGATATTTCTATTCGTAATGTCATTATAACTTTTATTTTTGGTTTTGGGCCATTTCATCAGTTATACTATATACCTGCTTTATTTCAAATGTATTTAATTTCTCCGTTTAGGAGCAAAATACTAAAAAGTAATTTTAGTATAATAGTATTATTTATACTTACGATTTTATTATTTTCTTTTTATCAGATAAGTTCATTAAATCTATTTGGACTAAAAGAAAGTAGTACAATTAACTTGGTATTTTTAACAGCT from Paenibacillus sp. FSL K6-3182 carries:
- a CDS encoding nucleoside-diphosphate sugar epimerase/dehydratase, which translates into the protein MSNRNRMLVILVVDICIIWIAIGVSYLFRFNGNIPPIYVRQMLEFACLTTIICGSSLAFFRMYRRMWQYASIGEIIELAKAIVIGLVLSYGATYALNGERVPISISSRTLELMLLLMGGSRFLWRLIRVNRTKKTALTNNVLVVGAGDCGALIAKEIMTSNSFLGNRIVGFIDDDPHKRNMQVVGLSVLGTRVNIEEIVHKHHIHDIIIAMPSAKRVHITEIINICKLTGAKVKIIPSINDFIKGRLAVKALRNVEVEDLLGREPVMTDLEGIANYVSDKVVLVTGAGGSIGSELCRQISSFRPKTLLLLGHGENSIYTIEMELKTKFPNVHLETVIADIQDRSRLDDVFRRFRPQVVFHAAAHKHVPLMERNPSEAVKNNVFGTRNVADCADKYKAERFVMISSDKAVNPSSIMGATKRIAEMYIQSINTISETQFVAVRFGNVLGSRGSVIPRFKQQIAAGGPVTVTHPDMVRYFMTIPEAVQLVIQAGSFAKGGEIFVLDMGEPVRILDLAQDLIRLSGYEPNIDIEINFSGMREGEKLFEELLTDEEAVSSTQHERIYIGKPTQINRVELELQFKRIEKAIGDNQTTIKDVIEHLVPFYSHVS
- a CDS encoding sugar transferase codes for the protein MLYISFGKRSLDLTLSLIGLLLLSPLMIIIIIFIKLDSKGPIVFKQRRIGVNKKEFEILKFRTMKIETPTNTPTHLLKNTDYYITNVGRILRKSSLDELPQIVNILKGDMSIVGPRPALWNQSDLIEERDKVGANDILPGLTGWAQINGRDELPINIKSKLDGNYSKNIRFSFDIKIIFLTLFKVLKSDGVREGVSNAK
- a CDS encoding glycosyltransferase family 2 protein, with protein sequence MNKKVSVIIPTYRRQASLSKAITSLLNQSYGNLEIIVIDDNGFNDYNLSVYDLITNLQKNNDNIVYIKNEINKGSAESRNIGIRAATGDFITFLDDDDIYKPDKVKLQLEYMLLHNLDVCFTDLILKNENDQIVDIRTRENISSFDKVSLIKYHLMFHITGTDTLMYRQEILKGIGGFDPIDVGDEFYLMMKTIQSGAKIGYLPGSEVIAYVHNNQGGLSTGETKIIGENALFSFKKKYFDTLSAKEIRYIKYRHYAVLAFANYKRKKYLLIFVYSAISFIISPLSLMRNVKDVCKLFLRRNEKR
- a CDS encoding glycosyltransferase family A protein, with translation MNQKNLDFVTSMNIKTNATIINQCDNYNYIESEQKESILKMFSFNERGVGRSRNNALMRANADICLLSDDDVIYNDDYINLIENAFVEYPQADVIVFNVPSTNLNRPTANILKNKRINYFSFMRYGAVNIAFRREKIQKANIYFSLLFGGGARYSAGEDSMFLYDCLKKGLCIYSNTSIIAYVNQDDSTWFNGYNEKYFFDKGVFFSALSRKASSLLVIQFAIRKYKAYRKDISFFNACKFMLQGIKHFNEK
- a CDS encoding CDP-glycerol glycerophosphotransferase family protein yields the protein MKLLRKASKIHITDLLSLFILLLAYPIGKIIKLVYNDVWLISERPNDARDNGYHLFKYLRENHSNRKVYYAINTMSSDYEKVKSYKNIIEFSSFKHYIYYFAASKNISTQIGSGEPNDKLCLNLEILGIVRNKKIFLQHGIIKDVINFALYKNCKVQLFICGAKPEFDFVSENFGYPEGSVKYLGLCRFDSLQSFKNNKRQILLMPTWRQWLNNIDEKFIESNFFEKYSELINNRALIKFLAEHEITLFFYLHDNLQKYSSLFQSTSEYIKIAHKANYDIQTLIKESALLVTDYSSVFFDFAYMRKPTIYYQFDIAEYRKGHYKEGYFVYEKDSFGPICYDCDQFVIELTKLYENKFNLSEIYLQKIDLYFPLYDSENCKRTFEAIDKL
- a CDS encoding oligosaccharide flippase family protein, whose product is MRTSYSIKNLSITLIGQIVAMGIAFPARFVFVKFLGTEYLGINGLFTNIVSVLSFVELGIGSAIIFSLYKPIAENNSYQIKALMNFYKMAYQVIGIVVLVLGLLLLPFLDLIVQDSALQYNLYIIYLLFLLNSVISYFYAYKRSIIIANQKNYIVNSIRYISLISLNVIQMVILITTKNFILFLIVQICLTIIENLIVSRVANKLYPFLKHSCNTKLDVNDKKGIYKNVRALMYHKFGSTVKLSTDSIVISTFIGINWVGLYSNYYLITNAINSILNQVFNSITASVGNLIVSENENNKYRVFENIYFANFWIGGISAICIFQLLNPFVTLWLGKNYLLSENIVLLISITFFVTVMRNSVLTFKNAGGLFTQDKFKPIIEAILNLVLSIYLAGKFGISGVLMGSLLSTVFTSFWIEPYIVYKYIFKKTVTAYFIKYIKYVGILIISTMVSVRFSNLNIQSELYLFLYKLFISLIIPNLIFYFLFKRTIEYIYFSKLISSFINKFKKVIKK
- a CDS encoding glycosyltransferase family 4 protein, producing the protein MKKLVFLVKNIYNQAGDTRAVLLVANQLMKTGLYKIDILSLFKTNEIPLFSIDNKITVHNLFDSPFNLKKNYFKVLRAFDGFIKKNEIDIVFIEAIGFNCFTFPILKKYKEIKTIAVEHASYFDGGKILGMAWFGRIIACKFTDCVVVLTKKDKLDYCNNMGKIKRIEQIYNPLDPELKKMEYSETSKKIISCGRLVEVKGYDLLLEVASKVFKKHPTWQWHIYGDGPERKRLENRIAELNLEENVTLKGEVNNIYDLYNDYSIYGLTSRSESFGLVLLEALKVGIPVVSFNCNNGPSEIIKDKENGYLIPFNDLDAMSQKICYLIENASLRKEFSNNTEKYLNEFNIRNVTDQWENIINTI
- the galU gene encoding UTP--glucose-1-phosphate uridylyltransferase GalU codes for the protein MKVRKAVIPAAGLGTRFLPATKAQPKEMLPIVDKPTLQYIIEEAVESGIEEVLIITGRNKKSIEDHFDKSIELELELEAKGKKMLLEEIREISDMINIHYIRQKEPKGLGHAIYCAKSFIGNEPFAVLLGDDIVYSKQPCLRQLIDIYDVYRTSVLGVQEVAISDVSKYGIVKGLHIENGVYKVQGLIEKPRIEDSPSNVAILGRYIINPSIFEILEDTEPGIGGEVQLTDALRVLSQKEAMYAYKFEGKRYDVGDKQGFLEATVEYALRREDLREAFLNYILEIASNEREAQLENSLLE
- a CDS encoding acyltransferase encodes the protein MEIKKRYLELDFIKGISIIAVILIHTTAILISQETDEFSQITGIIINQISRFCVPAFLFVAGILAYNSLLKISFISFMKKRIVEIIIPFIFWSTIGLLVWGDISIRNVIITFIFGFGPFHQLYYIPALFQMYLISPFRSKILKSNFSIIVLFILTILLFSFYQISSLNLFGLKESSTINLVFLTAFFSWIFYFSLGLAVGKNYQKVRDVISGFSFRKIIIFLIISISLVLLDSYYNWSFTGEIKSSLLSYFRPVVLIYSISVILFLLKLGILKNQKIIISINDKSFGIYLTHIFVLNIFQLVTNGIFFRNLLGTIFSSLIILVLSFYLCLLLEKLPFRSITLGRSMIKKKVLKEGGI